The DNA window GCAGCGCGAGGGAAAGGTGCGCTGGATCGGCGTGAGCAACTGGAACGTCGAGCTGCTGACGATGGCGCAGGAGATCGCGCCGGTGACGTCACTCCAGCCCCCGTACTCGCTGGTGCACCCCGAGGTGGAAGACGAGATCCTGCCCTTCTGCGAGCAGAACGGCATCGGCGTGATCGTCTACTCGCCCATGCAATCGGGGCTGCTGACGGGAGCGATGACGCGCGAGCGGGCGGCGAACCTGCCCGAGAGCGACTGGCGGCGCGGGCACCCGGACTTCACCGAGCCCAACCTGTCGAAGAACCTGCGGATCGTGGACGAGCTGCGCGCCATCGGCGAACCGCACGGGCGCTCGCCGGGCGAGGTGGCCATCGCGTGGACGCTTCGCCTGTCGTCCGTCACCGGCGCCATCGTCGGCGCGCGCAACGGCGAGCAGGTGGAGGGGGTGATGGGCTCCGGCACCTTCCGGCTGTCGGAAGAGGAGATCGCACGCCTGGACGCCATCCGGCACTGACCCATGAAGCAAACCGAACGACTGGGCGAGGCCGTCACGCCGGACGGCACCAGGCTGACGCTGTACCGCCACGACGGCGACTACACCATCCGGGTGGAGGGCACGGACCTGATGTCCACCCGCCGCTATCACTCCGAGGAGCAACTGGCGGAGCTCGTCTGCAAGCCGTTGCGCGATGCCCAGGCGCCGAGCGTGCTCATCGGCGGGCTGGGGATGGGGTTCACGCTCAAGGCCGCGCTCCGCTCGCTGCCGGCGGACGCGCGGGTGGTGGTGGCGGAGCTGGTGGGCGAGATCATCGAGTGGAACCGCAACCCCGAGTACCCGCTGGCCGCCGAGGCCCTGGCCGACCCCCGCGTGCAGGTGCGGCACGACGACGTCGCCCGCGTGCTGCGCGAGAGCCCCGGCGCGTTCGACGGCATCATGCTGGACGTGGACAATGGCGCCCACGCGCTGACGACGGGGGGCAACGCGGAATTGTACCGGATGAACGGCATCCGCCAGGCGATCGCGGCGCTCCGTCCCGGCGGACGCGTGGCCTACTGGTCCGCGGACGACGATCCGCACTTCGCCGCCCTCCTGCGGGAGGCCGGGCTGACCGTGCACATCGTCAAGGCGAGGGCGCACGCCACCTCCGGCGGCAAGCACACGCTGCTGGTGGGCCGCGTGCCGCCCGGCGCGTAAAGGCCGGCCCTCGCTCATCGCGCGGGCCGGCCCAGGGATACTCGGTGTCGCGCGAAAGCCTCTCAGCGCGACCCGGGTTGAAGCAGCAGGATACTGCGAGCCCGTACCTGGGCGGGGTGGGACAGAGCGACCGTTCCCGTGTGCCAGACCTGGACGCGCGCTCCCTCGGAAATCGCCTCCGCTGACACCTTCGCCACCTTCCCGTCCGCCTCTGATCGAAGGAGCCGCGTGGCACCGTCCACGGCGACCACGTAATCGGGGGTGCGATCCCCCGACGTGTCGACGACGATCCTCACCTCCTCCGCCGCACGCTCCGCCGCCACCACCACCCCGGCGAGGTCGGGCGCGCCTTCCGGCATCCCCGGCGTGCATCCCCACAGAAGCATCAGCGCGAACCATCGTGCAGTCGGCCGTACGGTCATACGCGGTTCAGGACGTCGTCAGGGAAGGGAAGCGCCGGAAAGCGGACGATGAACGTGGAGCCGGCGCCGGGCTCGCTTTCCAGCGCCAGCTCGCCCTCCATCTGCCGCACCAGCGCCTGCGAGATCGCCAGCCCCAGGCCCACACCGGGCAGCTGCGCCGTCTCCTCGCTGCGGTAGTACGGCTCGAAGATCGCCGCCTGCTCCGCCGGCGCGATCCCCGGGCCCGTGTCGGTGACGCGGATCTCCCCCCAGGCGACGCCCTCGATGGACACGACGGCCGTGCTCACCGTCACCGAGCCGTCCGGCGGGGTGAACTTCACGGCGTTGCCCACCAGGTTCACCAGCACCTGCCGCACCCGCGCGTGGTCCGCCGTCACCGTCACCTCCTCCACGGCGCCCGGCTCCAGCGCCACCAGCTTGGCCTGCGCCGCGGGGAGCAGCATGTGCACCGCTTCGCCCGCCACCTCGGCCAGCTCCACCGGCTCCGCGCCCACGCGCAGCACCCCCGCGTTCAGGCGGGCCATCTCCATCACGTTGTCCAGCAGCGACAGCAGGTGCCGGCCGCTCATGCGAACCCGGCCCAGGGCCTCGCGCTGGCGGTCGTTGACGGGGCCGTACACCCCGATCTCCAGGTTCTCGCAGTACCCGTCGATGGCCCCCAGCGGCGTGCGGATGTCGTGCGCCAGCGTCGACAGCGCGCGCTCCTGCGCGTCCGTGGCGCCCTCGCTGGCGCGCAGGCGGTCCTCCATTTCCTCGCGCACCTCGCCGCCCAGCCGCGCATTCTCCAGCGCGAGGGCCGCCTGGTCGGCCAGGGCGGAGAGCAGCGTCTCGTCCGTGGAGGTGGACGGCTGCCGCGTGGCGGCCGCCAGCAGCCCCGTCACCGCGCCGCCCACGACCAGGGGCACGGCAACGAAGCGGTCGTCAGGCACGCCCAGCAGCTCCTGCAGCCGCCCGACCCCGTCGTCCGTCAGCGGCGCGTGCAGGCGCTCCACGTCCTCGTCGCGCACCCCGCACGAAGAGCGCACCTGGAGCACGCCGTAGGCATCGGGAAGCATCAGCACGGCGCAGGCGGCGTCGATCAGGTCGGCGCCGCGCTCCACCGTCAGCCGGGTCACCTGCTGGAGCGACGTGGTGTAGGTGAGCGCGCGGCTGACCTCCGTCAGCTTGCGAAGCTGGGCCAGGTGCGGGTCGCCCGGGGACGGAACGGTCATTCCAGGATGCTCAGCCCGGCGTCGGTAATGTTGACCTCGCGCACCCGCGTGTCGTGGGCGCTTCCGCGCGTCTTGAGCACGCGCAGGCGGCGGCGGGTGCGCTCGTCGCCGTCCACCGTCAGCAGCAGCACGTTGTCGGACAGGTAGCTCATGGCGTTCTGCATCCCGTTCCCCGAGATGGTGTTGCCCATCGTCTCGAAGTTCAGCACGCTGGTGATGGTGCTGACCGCGAAGTGCTGCACCAGCGCGTACAGGTAGTCGTGAAGGCGCTGGGGATCGGTGGCGGCGCTGGCCAGGTCTCCCAGCGCGTCGATCACCAGCCGCCGGACGCCGCCCTGCTGGATGCGGCGGAACATGTCGACGATGATGCTGTCGATCTGCAGCTCCACCGGCGACGCGTACACCAGGTCCAGCCCCTGGCGCTGCGCCTCTTCCAGGTCTACCCCCAGCCCGCGGATGGTGCGGACGAGCTGGGTGGGGTTCTCCTGGAAGTTCATGTACAGCGTGGGCTCGCCGCGGCGGGCGCCCTCCAGCGCGAACTGCAGCCCGATCGTCGTCTTCCCGGCACCGGAGGGCCCCGCCAGCAGGGTGGTGGTCCCGCGCCACAGCCCGCCGCCGATCATCTCGTCCAGCCCCGCCACGCCGGTGGAAATGCGCTCCGAGGCGGGCTCGTACCCTTCCGGCATCCGCGGGCTGACCAGCCGCGGATACACGTCGAGCCCCGAGTTGGTGATGCGGAAGGCGTGCGCGCCCTCCAGGTAGCGGCTGCCGCGCAGCTTGTAGACGCGAAAGTAGCGCTCGTCGCGGTTGCCCAGGCGGCGCCGCGAAAGCTCGACGATGGCGTCGGCCACGGCGAACTCGGGATACAGCAGGATGTCGTCCTCGGTGTACTCGCCCAGCAGGAACGCCGTGGTGCCGTACGCGGTGAGCAGGGCCGTCATCTCGTACACCATCCGCCGCCGGTCGGCCATCGACGGAGCCAGGTCGTGCACGGCCTTGAACGAGTCGATGACGATCACCTTGGGCGAGAGCGTCATGATCGCTTCGCGCAGCAGCGGGATCAGGGCGGGCGCCCCCTCCTTGGCCAGCTGCGGGCCCACGTCCTCGTAGATCACCTGCGTCCCCAGCTTCTCCTCGTCGAAGAAGCGGAACCCCTGCAGGTACCGCACGACCTTGGCGAGCGGCTCGGAAAGGGTGGTGAAGTACAGGATGGGCCGGTCGTCCCCCGCGTTGTGAAAGATCAGCTGCTCGGCGAAGATCGTCTTTCCCGAGCCGGGGTGGCCCATGATGATGTTGATGGAGTTGGCCGGGAACCCGCCGCCCAGGATGTGGTCGGCTTCCGGGTTTCCGGCGCTCATCCGTTCGGCGGCGTCCACCGCTTCGTCGTCCCTGGCGGCCGTCCGGCGGTCCACCATCGGTTCGAGGCTCATTGCGTCTCCAGGATATCGATGGGGGGCTCGATCAACTGCTGGACCGTGGCCACGAAAAGCGATTCGACGAGGGGCTTGCGCAGGTACGCCCTCGCCCCGGCCTCCGCTGCCCGCGGCGCGGCCGCCAGGATGCTGAAGACGAGGACGGGGATGTCGCGCGTATCCGGGTCTTCCCCCAGTCGGCGGCACAGGGCGAGGCCGTCCAGCTTGGGGATCAGGATCTCGGTGATCACCACGGCGGGGCGCAGCAGCCGGGCGCGCTCCAGCGCGTCCAGTCCATCGCCGGCGAACTCCACCGCCAGCCCGGCCCTGCCCAGGAAATGCTCCTGCAGCTCGCGGACGCTGGGGTCACGCTCGGCGATGAGGATGGTCTGCCGTTCAGGGGCGCTCTGCATCGGCCTTCCGGGATGGTGGGTGCGGCGTCCCGTTCTCCGCGTGCGCCAGGGCGGTCCGCAGCTCCGCCAGGGCGCGATCCACCGCGTCCGCGCGCTTGTCCTGGGCGACGGGGTGGGCGGAGGCCAGCGCCGCGATGGCGCCGGTGAAGGCCCGGCCGATCTCGCGGTCGTTCGCCAGCCCGAGCCCGCCCAGATGGCGGCCCAGCCGGTCGACGTCGATGGCGGCGCGGTTCAGGTGCGTGTGCGACGGCTCGGCGCCGTCGAGCTCGGCGATGATCCCGCGAAGGGAGTGGGCGAACGATTCGGATGCGCTCATGGGGCTCGACGGGTGCGGCGCGGGAATCCAGGGCAGGGACGCATCCATCAAGCCGCCGCGGGAAGCTGAACGGTGAAGGTGCTGCCCACGCCGGGAGTGCTGACCACGCCCAGGTCGCCGCCCATGGCGCGCGCCAGGTCGCGGCTGATGGCCAGCCCCAGCCCAACCCCCTCGCGCGGGTTGCTGAAGCGGCGCTCCACCTGCACGAACGGGTCGAAGATGGCCTGCTGCTTCTCGATGGCGATCCCCGGCCCGTCGTCGCGAACGGAGATGCGCACCCACTCCGCGTCGCCGCCGATGGACAGCTGCACCGACCCGCCCGCGGGGGTGAACTTGATGGCGTTGCCCACCAGGTTCAGCAGGATCTGCCGGACGCGCTCCTCGTCGCCCAGCAGCTGGCGCTCGGGGCCGCTGCCGTCTACGGAGAGGGCGATCCCCTTGGCCTGGGCCTGCGGCGAAACCAGCGGCTCCACCCCGGCCACCAGCTCGCGGGCGCCCAGGGGACGAAGGTCCAGCTCGATGGTGCCCGCCTCTACCTTGGCGAAGGAAAGCACGTCGTTGATGAGCACCAGCAGGTGCTGCTGGCTGGCCTTCACCCGGGCCAGGGCAGCCTGCTGCTCCGGGGTCACCGGCCCCTGGATGCCCATGTCGATCAGGTCCACGTACCCGCCGATGGCGTTCAGCGGGGTGCGCAGCTCGTGGCTCATGCTGGCCAGGAAGTCGGCCTTCGCCCGGTTGGCCAGCTCCGCGTCGCGCTGCGCCGCCTCGGCCGCCTCGCGGGCCTGCACCAGCTCCGTCACCTCGGTGGCCACCAGGGCCACGGCGTACACCGCGCCCCCCACGTCCAGCAGCGGCTGGTACACCAGGTTGAAGTAGTGAGTCTCGGCCACCCCGTCGCGGTCCGCGTCGAAGGTGGCGGGGGTGGCGGCGGCCCGGTACGGCACGCCGGTGTCGTACACCTGCTCGATCACCTCGAACACGCCCTGCGGTACGAACTCGGGAAACACCTCTCGGCCGGGGCGCCCAAGCATGTCCTCGCGCCGCCTTCCCACCATCGCCGCGTATGGGGCGTTCACCATGTCGAACACGTGGTCGCGCCCGGTGGCGATGTACATGGCCACGGGGGCCTGGTCGATCACCCGCGCCAGGTGCTCGCGCGCGCGCTCGGCCTGGGCGCGCGCGGCTTCCGTCTCGCGGGTGCGCGCCTCCAGCGCGTTGGCCGTGCTCTGCAGCTCCTCGGCCTGGGCCTCCAGCTCCACGGCGCCTTCCTGCAGCTGGTGGTTGGCCGTTTCCAGCTCCAGCCGCTGAAGCTCCAGCCGGTGGTTTACCTCCTGCAGCGCGTTGCGGGCCTCCTCGCTCTCGCGCAGCAGGCGCTCCACCTCGCGCCGGGCGTGCACCTGCGCGGTCACGTCGTGGCCGTGCGCGATGATCCCGGAGCGCGTTCCGTCCGCCTCCACCAGGGGCAGGTAGGTGAGGTCGATGAACTTTTCTTCCGGGGGCGCGCCGGGCGTGCGGGCCAGCATCACGGGAAGCTCGCGGCCCAGGAACGGCTCGCCCGTTGCCAGCACCCCGTCGAGCAGCTCCACGAACCCCTGCCCGCGGATTTCGGGAAGCGCGTCCAGCACCGGCTTGCCGACGATGTCGCGGTGGCCCACCAGCTGGTAGTACGCCTGGTTCACCAGGTCGAAGGCGTGCTGCTGGCCGCGCAAAACGGCCAGGAACGCAGGCGCGTGCTGGAACACGTACTCCAGCCGCGAGCGCTCGAACACCAGCGAATCGTACAGCGCGTCGCGCTCCTTCTGCAGGGCGCGGGCGTGCACCTGCCGGGTGGTCTCGAAGCAGTTGATCAGCCCGCCGCCCACCTCGCCCGACTCCAGCCGCACGGGGCTGTACGAAAAAGTGAAGTAGGCGTCTTCCATCACCCCGCCACGCTCCACGCGAAAGGGCTGGTCCTCGAAGAACACCGTTTCTCCCGCCATCACGCGCTGGAACAGCGGCGCGATGAACTCCGCGATCTCGGCCCAGTTCAGCAGCACCGAGCGCCCAAGCCCCGACGGGTGCTTGTCGCGCATGATCACGCGGTACTCGTCGTTGTAGATCTGCACCAGCTCCGGCCCCCAGCACAGGCTCTGCGCGATCCCCTGCTCGATCACCATCCCCGCCGCGGTCCGCAGGCTCTGCGGCCACTGCTCGACGGGTCCCAGGGGCGTGGACGCCCAGTCGGTGGCGCGGCACAGACGCGCCATTTCGCTGGAGCCGGAAAATACGAGGTCTGCACTCGGCCGCGGGGCCGCCGTGTCTGCTGGGTTCATCGAGCTGCCGGTGGAAGTGTCGCTGCCCTTATGCAAGGAACGGCCCTTCATCGGGTTGGGGAATGGTGTGCCCTTGCGCCCGGCCGGGCCGGGGGCTGATTCTGTCGCGCAATCTCCGGTCCGCCTCCCGACCCGCACCGTTCCGCCTCCCGTGAACTCCACGCCCGCCCCCGCATCCGCCCGTCCCGAGGCGCCACGGCTGGCCCGGCGCCTGGGCCTGTTCGACGCCACGATGATCGTGATGGGCGGCATCGTGGGCAGCGGCATCTTCGTCACGCCGTACGTCGTCGCGCGCCACGTGCACACGCCGGCGCTGATCGTGGGCGCGTGGCTCGCGGGCGGGCTCATCGCGCTGGCCGGCGCGTTCGTGTACGCGGAGCTCGCCGCACGGCGCCCGCACGTGGGTGGCCAGTACGCGTACCTGCGCGACGCCTACCACCCGGCCGTGGCGTTCGTCTACGGGTGGGCGCTGCTGCTGGTCATTCAGACGGGCGGCATGGCGGCCGTCGCGGTGACGTTTGCGCGCTATTTCCGCGAGGTCACGCAGGTGCCGATCGGGGAGCCGGTGATCGCCGGGCTGGGGATCGCGCTGCTGGCCGCGGTGAACTGCATGGGCGTGCGCTCCGGTGGAACGGTGCAGAACACGCTGATGGTGCTGAAGATCGCCGCCATCCTGGCGCTCGTGGCGGCCGGGCTGTTCTTCGTGACGGGACCGGCGGATGCGGCCCCCGCGGCGGCCCCGGCCGTCGGCGGCGGGAGCGTGCTGCTGGCGTTCGGCGCGGCGATGACGCCGGTGATGTTCTCGTACGGGGGATGGCAGACGGCCAGCTTCGTCGCGGGCGAGATGAAGAACCCGCGGCGCGACCTTGCCCGCGGGCTGCTGATCGGCGTCCTGGGGGTGATCGCCTTGTACGTCGGCGTTACGCTGGCGTGCGTGCACGCGCTGGGCGCGGCGGGGCTGGCGGAGACGACGGCGCCCGCGTCGAGCGTCATGCGCCTGGCGTTCGGCCCCACGGGGGCGACGATCATCGCGGCGGGCATCGCCATCTCCACGCTCGGCTTCCTCAGCCAGGGGATGCTGACGGCGCCGCGCGTGTACTTCGCCATGGCCGAGGACCGACTGTTCTTCCGCTCCGTCGCTTGGGTGTCGCCGCGCACGCAGGCGCCAGTCGTCGCCGTCCTGCTGCAGGGCGCGCTCTCGCTGCTGATTGCGCTTTCCGGCAGCTACGAGCAGATCCTCAGCTACGTCGTCGCGGTGGACTGGGTGTTCTTCGGCCTCACCGCGGGCGCCGTCTTCCTTTTCCGCCGCCGCGCGGGTGATGACGACGATGGATCGGCGCGCATCCCCGGGCATCCGTTGACGACGGCGCTGTTCATCGCCGCCGCGGCGCTCATCGTCATCAGCACGGTGCTGGAGGCGCCCGTGGACAGCGCCATCGGGCTGGGCATCATGCTCACCGGACTTCCCGTCTACCTCCTCTGGCGCAGGCGCGAGGCATGACCGGCGTGCGCCCGTACGGCAGCGAGTACCTGCGCTGGGCCAAGACGCGCGCGCCGGTCCGATACGATCTCACCTCCAGCGGCGTGCCGTACGTCTCAATCGACGAGCTGCCGGTGACGGTGGAGGATTTGGAGATCAGCGGCACGGGTGCGTACGGCTATGCGCCGCTGCAGCAGGCGATCGCGGATCGATATCGCGTCGATCCGGCGTGCGTGGTCGCGGCGATGGGCACGTCCATGGCCAACCACCTGGCCCTCGCCGCGCTCGTCCAGCCCGGGGACGAGGTGCTGATCGAGTATCCGACGTACGAGCCGCTGGTCGCCGTCGCGCGGTACCTGGGCGCGGAGGTGCGCCACTTTACCCGGCGCACGGAGGACGGCTTCCGGCTGGATCCGTCCACGGTGGAGCGGGGGATGACCGGCCGCACGCGGGCCATCGTCATCACCAACCTCCACAACCCCAGCAGCGCCCTGGCGGATGACCACGCGCTGCGACGGATCGGCGACATCGCGGAGGCGTACGGCGCGCGGGTGATCGTGGACGAGGTGTACCTGGACGCGCTGTGGGAGCCGGAGCCGCGGACGGCGTTCCACCTGGGTCCGGCCTTTGTGTCCACGAACAGCCTCACCAAGGTCTACGGGCTCAACGGCCTGCGCTGCGGATGGGTGCTCGCCGAGCCGCAGTTGGCGGAACGGATGTGGCGGCTGATGGAGCTGTTCAACAACATCGGCGTGCACGCGGCCGAGCGGATGTCCCTGGCTGCCTTCCATAACCTGGATGCGCTCGCCCGCCGTTCGCGGACGCTCCTGGATGCCAACGCAGCCGCACTGAACGCATTCTACGCGACGCGCCAGGAGCTGGACGTCGCCCCGCACGTGCACGGAACCGTCAGCTTTCCGCGCCTGCGGACAGGGGATGCGGACCCGCTCTGCGCCCTGCTGCACGACCGCTACGACGCCGCGGTAGTCCCCGGCAGCTTCTTCGGCGCGCCGGACCACGTCCGCATCGGCCTGGGCGTGGCGCCAGCGACGTTCGCGGAAGGCCTCGCGCGCCTCGGCCACACGCTGGACGACCTGCGCGGCTGATCATCTCTCCCGCGACACAGATCCCTTGACGGCAGAGGCGTAGCGCTGCACATTGCTTTGTAATGCAAAGTACTCTTCCAAAGCACAGGAGGTGGTATGCGGATCAAGCGGATCGCCGCGGTGACGGCGGGGCTGATGGTGGCGGGCGGAGTGTTCGGGACGATCGCGGGGATGGTCGTGCTGATCGCGTGGGGGATGTTCGACGGTGGGCCCTTTCAT is part of the Longimicrobium sp. genome and encodes:
- a CDS encoding aldo/keto reductase; translation: MQTRKLGNSDMEITPIGFGSWAIGGPGWAFGWGPQDDQQAIEAIHRALDLGVNWIDTAAVYGLGHSEELVARALEGWSGARPWVFTKCGLRWNEGEGDPYNNLTADSIRKECEDSLRRLKVEAIDLYQIHWPVDDDPAQNEEGWRTMAELQREGKVRWIGVSNWNVELLTMAQEIAPVTSLQPPYSLVHPEVEDEILPFCEQNGIGVIVYSPMQSGLLTGAMTRERAANLPESDWRRGHPDFTEPNLSKNLRIVDELRAIGEPHGRSPGEVAIAWTLRLSSVTGAIVGARNGEQVEGVMGSGTFRLSEEEIARLDAIRH
- a CDS encoding HAMP domain-containing sensor histidine kinase — its product is MTVPSPGDPHLAQLRKLTEVSRALTYTTSLQQVTRLTVERGADLIDAACAVLMLPDAYGVLQVRSSCGVRDEDVERLHAPLTDDGVGRLQELLGVPDDRFVAVPLVVGGAVTGLLAAATRQPSTSTDETLLSALADQAALALENARLGGEVREEMEDRLRASEGATDAQERALSTLAHDIRTPLGAIDGYCENLEIGVYGPVNDRQREALGRVRMSGRHLLSLLDNVMEMARLNAGVLRVGAEPVELAEVAGEAVHMLLPAAQAKLVALEPGAVEEVTVTADHARVRQVLVNLVGNAVKFTPPDGSVTVSTAVVSIEGVAWGEIRVTDTGPGIAPAEQAAIFEPYYRSEETAQLPGVGLGLAISQALVRQMEGELALESEPGAGSTFIVRFPALPFPDDVLNRV
- a CDS encoding ATPase domain-containing protein; amino-acid sequence: MSLEPMVDRRTAARDDEAVDAAERMSAGNPEADHILGGGFPANSINIIMGHPGSGKTIFAEQLIFHNAGDDRPILYFTTLSEPLAKVVRYLQGFRFFDEEKLGTQVIYEDVGPQLAKEGAPALIPLLREAIMTLSPKVIVIDSFKAVHDLAPSMADRRRMVYEMTALLTAYGTTAFLLGEYTEDDILLYPEFAVADAIVELSRRRLGNRDERYFRVYKLRGSRYLEGAHAFRITNSGLDVYPRLVSPRMPEGYEPASERISTGVAGLDEMIGGGLWRGTTTLLAGPSGAGKTTIGLQFALEGARRGEPTLYMNFQENPTQLVRTIRGLGVDLEEAQRQGLDLVYASPVELQIDSIIVDMFRRIQQGGVRRLVIDALGDLASAATDPQRLHDYLYALVQHFAVSTITSVLNFETMGNTISGNGMQNAMSYLSDNVLLLTVDGDERTRRRLRVLKTRGSAHDTRVREVNITDAGLSILE
- a CDS encoding response regulator, which produces MQSAPERQTILIAERDPSVRELQEHFLGRAGLAVEFAGDGLDALERARLLRPAVVITEILIPKLDGLALCRRLGEDPDTRDIPVLVFSILAAAPRAAEAGARAYLRKPLVESLFVATVQQLIEPPIDILETQ
- a CDS encoding ATP-binding protein, which produces MARLCRATDWASTPLGPVEQWPQSLRTAAGMVIEQGIAQSLCWGPELVQIYNDEYRVIMRDKHPSGLGRSVLLNWAEIAEFIAPLFQRVMAGETVFFEDQPFRVERGGVMEDAYFTFSYSPVRLESGEVGGGLINCFETTRQVHARALQKERDALYDSLVFERSRLEYVFQHAPAFLAVLRGQQHAFDLVNQAYYQLVGHRDIVGKPVLDALPEIRGQGFVELLDGVLATGEPFLGRELPVMLARTPGAPPEEKFIDLTYLPLVEADGTRSGIIAHGHDVTAQVHARREVERLLRESEEARNALQEVNHRLELQRLELETANHQLQEGAVELEAQAEELQSTANALEARTRETEAARAQAERAREHLARVIDQAPVAMYIATGRDHVFDMVNAPYAAMVGRRREDMLGRPGREVFPEFVPQGVFEVIEQVYDTGVPYRAAATPATFDADRDGVAETHYFNLVYQPLLDVGGAVYAVALVATEVTELVQAREAAEAAQRDAELANRAKADFLASMSHELRTPLNAIGGYVDLIDMGIQGPVTPEQQAALARVKASQQHLLVLINDVLSFAKVEAGTIELDLRPLGARELVAGVEPLVSPQAQAKGIALSVDGSGPERQLLGDEERVRQILLNLVGNAIKFTPAGGSVQLSIGGDAEWVRISVRDDGPGIAIEKQQAIFDPFVQVERRFSNPREGVGLGLAISRDLARAMGGDLGVVSTPGVGSTFTVQLPAAA
- a CDS encoding APC family permease; translation: MNSTPAPASARPEAPRLARRLGLFDATMIVMGGIVGSGIFVTPYVVARHVHTPALIVGAWLAGGLIALAGAFVYAELAARRPHVGGQYAYLRDAYHPAVAFVYGWALLLVIQTGGMAAVAVTFARYFREVTQVPIGEPVIAGLGIALLAAVNCMGVRSGGTVQNTLMVLKIAAILALVAAGLFFVTGPADAAPAAAPAVGGGSVLLAFGAAMTPVMFSYGGWQTASFVAGEMKNPRRDLARGLLIGVLGVIALYVGVTLACVHALGAAGLAETTAPASSVMRLAFGPTGATIIAAGIAISTLGFLSQGMLTAPRVYFAMAEDRLFFRSVAWVSPRTQAPVVAVLLQGALSLLIALSGSYEQILSYVVAVDWVFFGLTAGAVFLFRRRAGDDDDGSARIPGHPLTTALFIAAAALIVISTVLEAPVDSAIGLGIMLTGLPVYLLWRRREA
- a CDS encoding pyridoxal phosphate-dependent aminotransferase, with product MTGVRPYGSEYLRWAKTRAPVRYDLTSSGVPYVSIDELPVTVEDLEISGTGAYGYAPLQQAIADRYRVDPACVVAAMGTSMANHLALAALVQPGDEVLIEYPTYEPLVAVARYLGAEVRHFTRRTEDGFRLDPSTVERGMTGRTRAIVITNLHNPSSALADDHALRRIGDIAEAYGARVIVDEVYLDALWEPEPRTAFHLGPAFVSTNSLTKVYGLNGLRCGWVLAEPQLAERMWRLMELFNNIGVHAAERMSLAAFHNLDALARRSRTLLDANAAALNAFYATRQELDVAPHVHGTVSFPRLRTGDADPLCALLHDRYDAAVVPGSFFGAPDHVRIGLGVAPATFAEGLARLGHTLDDLRG